One genomic window of Cololabis saira isolate AMF1-May2022 chromosome 3, fColSai1.1, whole genome shotgun sequence includes the following:
- the LOC133425046 gene encoding antizyme inhibitor 1-like, which translates to MKGITDEPQYSVGLLEGGTALCDVIANHIDEQTLTEKNAFFVADLGVIMRQHVRWRTHMPQIRPYYAVRCNSSPAVIEILAALGSGFTCTNKSELELVQSHGIPSEDIIYSGVCKQVSQIKYAAKNGIDLLVCDNEAELRKISRCHPGSKLLVQVSTEASNPDGDMSMTFGCSLKDCRHLLESAKELGVQVVGVRCHISSSCEDDQVYVHAISDARCVFDMGEEMGFNMNILDIGSGFSGSETQLELINSAVMPVVDVYFPPSTGVSIIAEPGSFFVSSAFTLAVNVICKEVVARDRKDQEHDELSPNEEPEFQYYLNEGVYGSFSSKLSETLITAPSVHKDTSKDAPLFSSSLWGPSGDDMDQVVEHCLLPELNIGDWLVFAHAGAYSLGQPLLPSTDSPPPHVYHVISSRDWFEMQDTGFPHETTLKNFSLVPYFLKSCHTEAALSVPA; encoded by the exons ATGAAGGGAATCACTGATGAACCGCAGTATTCTGTTGGCCTACTGGAGGGGGGCACCGCTCTTTGTGACGTGATTGCCAATCATATTGATGAACAAACACTG ACTGAGAAGAATGCGTTCTTTGTAGCAGACCTGGGGGTCATAATGAGGCAGCATGTTCGCTGGCGAACTCACATGCCCCAAATTCGACCCTATTACGCAGTCAGATGCAACAGCAGTCCAGCTGTGATCGAAATTCTTGCTGCGCTTGGCTCTGGCTTCACATGCACCAACAAG tCTGAACTTGAGCTGGTGCAGAGCCATGGTATTCCCTCTGAAGATATCATCTACAGTGGTGTTTGTAAACAGGTCTCTCAGATAAAATATGCTGCTAAGAACGGTATTGACCTGCTGGTGTGTGATAATGAAGCAGAACTGCGTAAGATTTCCCGCTGCCACCCTGGTTCCaa GCTGCTGGTACAGGTGTCAACAGAGGCATCCAACCCTGACGGTGACATGAGCATGACCTTTGGATGCTCTCTCAAGGACTGCAGGCATCTGTTGGAGAGTGCAAAAGAGCTTGGTGTGCAAGTTGTGGGAGTCAG gtgtcacatttccagctcctgtGAAGATGACCAGGTCTATGTTCATGCCATTTCTGATGCCCGTTGTGTCTTTGATATGGGA gaggaaatGGGATTCAACATGAACATTTTGGACATTGGCAGTGGATTCAGTGGCTCTGAGACCCAGCTGGAATTG ATTAATAGTGCAGTCATGCCTGTGGTGGATGTGTACTTTCCTCCTTCCACTGGAGTTTCCATCATCGCTGAGCCGGGAAGCTTCTTTGTGTCCTCTGCCTTCACCCTGGCTGTCAATGTCATCTGCAAGGAAGTGGTGGCCCGCGACCGCAAGGACCAGGAACATG ATGAGCTATCTCCCAACGAGGAGCCAGAATTCCAGTACTACCTGAATGAGGGAGTGTACGGATCGTTCTCCAGCAagctctctgaaacactgatCACAGCCCCATCTGTTCACAAG GACACGTCCAAGGATGCTCCACTTTTCAGCAGCAGCCTCTGGGGTCCTTCTGGGGACGACATGGACCAGGTAGTGGAGCACTGTCTGCTGCCTGAGCTCAACATAGGAGACTGGTTGGTGTTTGCACATGCTGGTGCCTACAGCCTGGGTCAGCCGCTGCTCCCCTCCACCGACTCACCACCGCCCCACGTCTACCACGTCATCTCCTCCAGAGACT GGTTTGAGATGCAGGACACTGGTTTCCCCCACGAGACGACGCTGAAGAACTTCTCGCTGGTCCCTTATTTTCTCAAATCCTGCCACACGGAGGCTGCGCTGTCTGTGCCAGCTTAG
- the LOC133425036 gene encoding Krueppel-like factor 10 has product MPNLPSFQAHTHTCRMEVEEHKVDILDIQGELRLPPMGAGVSRAVEALVFLTAHGKMRTVRPGPPRPLTPSSDSLEDDWVVPSGSALLQDSPYCMTPPYSPPHLEATNPTPVLKLHHTAKELPLQTAGTQKFQWTSVIRHTADGQRCTCHSPLLQEDRLSGAHTEDSKPDLNSRTDANRGSKKRIATQRDFTDMWPNLEASQTRLNPLGRFDQTNAPRSVPAAGSLLSLVPVCSQIVPVSSPSPAVAQKPARTSESQQQHMLPVALAISAMHTSQQQNPECGLPQPNTASTASTTSPAQVFFVGGEVAKGPVLFLVPQPSVPPVCVQQTQAPPGGSKFAAIAPAPGPALSEPRHHARTAMARVRSHVCPHEDCRKTYFKSSHLKAHIRTHTGEKPFKCKWEGCERQFARSDELSRHRRTHTGEKRFTCPFCLTRFMRSDHLAKHTRRHLAARKTSYWTLRVAHPAHLTGVRTVQQTLCEAS; this is encoded by the exons ATGCCTAACCTGCCGTCCTTCCAGGCCCACACACAT ACCTGCAGGATGGAAGTTGAAGAGCACAAGGTGGACATCCTAGATATCCAGGGTGAGCTCCGGCTCCCCCCCATGGGTGCAGGGGTCTCCAGGGCTGTGGAGGCTCTGGTGTTCCTGACAGCTCATGGGAAGATGAGGACCGTCAGGCCAGGCCCCCCCAGGCCACTGACCCCCTCATCAGACAGCCTAGAGGACGACTGGGTGGTTCCCTCTGGTTCTGCTTTGCTGCAGGACTCCCCTTAT TGCATGACGCCACCTTACAGCCCACCGCATCTTGAGGCCACCAATCCAACCCCGGTACTGAAACTACATCACACTGCTAAAGAGCTTCCCCTGCAGACTGCTGGTACCCAGAAGTTCCAGTGGACCAGCGTCATCCGCCACACTGCAGACGGCCAGCGCTGCACCTGCCACTCTCCTCTGCTGCAGGAGGACCGGCTCTCCGGGGCTCATACGGAGGACTCTAAGCCGGATTTGAACTCCCGTACGGACGCTAACAGAGGCTCTAAGAAGAGAATTGCAACACAGAGAGATTTCACTGATATGTGGCCAAACTTAGAAGCCAGCCAGACCCGGCTGAATCCGTTAGGCCGGTTTGATCAGACTAACGCACCCCGGTCGGTTCCAGCTGCTGGCAGCCTGCTCTCTCTCGTACCCGTCTGCAGCCAGATTGTTCCCGTTTCTTCTCCATCCCCCGCTGTAGCGCAGAAGCCTGCCAGGACCTCTGAGAGCCAGCAGCAGCACATGCTGCCAGTGGCCTTAGCAATCTCCGCCATGCACAcgtcacagcagcagaacccaGAATGTGGATTACCACAACCAAACACGGCCTCTACGGCATCGACCACTTCTCCTGCACAGGTCTTCTTTGTGGGGGGTGAGGTGGCTAAAGGCCCTGTGCTCTTCCTCGTTCCTCAACCATCTGTTCCTCCCGTCTGTGTTCAGCAAACGCAAGCGCCTCCTGGTGGCAGCAAGTTTGCAGCCATCGCTCCGGCGCCCGGTCCTGCCCTTTCAGAGCCACGGCACCACGCACGCACAGCAATGGCGCGTGTACGCAGTCATGTTTGTCCTCATGAGGACTGCAGGAAGACTTACTTCAAGAGCTCTCATCTCAAGGCCCACATAAGGACACATACAG GTGAGAAACCCTTTAAATGCAAGTGGGAGGGATGTGAAAGGCAATTTGCTCGCTCCGATGAGCTGTCACGGCATCGGCGAACCCACACGGGGGAGAAAAGGTTCACCTGTCCCTTCTGTCTCACTCGTTTCATGCGCAGCGACCACCTTGCCAAACACACTCGACGTCACCTGGCGGCAAGGAAGACATCCTACTGGACGCTAAGGGTCGCCCACCCTGCACACCTCACTGGAGTCAGAACTGTTCAACAAACCCTCTGTGAGGCGTCCTAA